GGACGCACCGCAGGGAGGCACCATTGTCACCTGCGCAGCCCCGTGCGACAGGCACTCTTCCCCCACCTCCACAAGGAGAACGCTCCCCGATGTTTCTCGCTGACCCGTTCCACACCCCCGCGAATCTTCGTTTTCTGCTCATCGACGATCACCCAGCCGTGCGTCAGGGGCTGAACCTGCTGCTGGAGGCCAACGGCTACACGCCCGGCGTGGAGGCCGGAACCCGCGTCGACGCCAAGGCGTGCCTGGAGCAGGCCGCCTTCGACCTCGCGCTGCTGGACCTTTCGCTGGCCGACGGCAGCGGCCTGGACCTGCTCGTCGATCTGGCCGAACACGGTGTCCGCACACTGGTCTATTCCATGCACGAAGACCCCGGCACCATCGACCGTGCGCTGCGCTGCGGTGCCAACGGCTATGTGACCAAACGCGAGCCCATAGGCGTGCTGCTGGAAGGAATAGAGGGCATTCTGCGCGGTGAATGCTTCGTGAGCGCCCACGCCAAATCAAGCCTGGAGGAAACGGCCGGCTCTCCGGCCACGGACCCGCTTTTTCTGCTCAGCGATCAGGAGCGGGTTATCTTCTCGGCCATGGCCCGCGGCGAGAGCAACACGGAGATTGCCGAAAGTCTCGGTATCAGCCCGCGGACGGTGGAGACTTATCTGACGCGGATGGTCAACAAGCTGGGGCTCTCGAACGTACGCAGTCTGCGCAAATTCGCCATCAGCGGACAGGGTTAGGAGCCACCCCGGACACCCCCGCCCCAGAGACGAATCCCGCCTCAAGGAGCAGCACGAGCCGCCGCACGTCCGCATGTGCGTGGCGACATCCTCCAGTCGCTTTTCCGAGCGAACGACGGACCTGGAAATCCGGCACAAGCGCTGCGTGTCAAACGTGCCAGCCTCCAATGGCATCCGGGAGCGCGATCCGGTTGTCATGCGGAGTTTTTGATATCTTGCCGGAAGATTCGACAACCCGTTGCCCCTAGCAGTCTCGTCGGTTTCCCATTCCCGCCCCTCATCGCTTTCCCTCCTGCTCTCCGTTTTCTTCATCTCTTGAGCCAGCGCCGGATCACGGCGCATTGCCCCCCCCGCAGACGACAAGTCCGGCAGTCCCCGCAATGGCAAACGACACAGGCGATGAGGTCAACCTTTCATCATTGCTGTAAAATTCCCCTTGTACGTGTTTTGCCGGACAGACGGACAGCCATGAATGGATTAAGTGGGGGCAATAGTATCCATGCGCAGAGAGGTCAGGGAAAACGAACCGATCTTTAGCGTATCCCAAGGGGGTCGTCATGTCTCTGACATACTCCGTTGGTTGTCCTTTTTTCATCGACGGGCTGTTCCGCTGTCCGCCCTGTTGTTCGTTGGCTTGGAATAAAAGTGCAACGCAGACTGGGGGCTGTCCAAGCTCGAGAAAAAGGCTTTTCACGACGGACTAGAGTCGCTTCAGCGGCATGGTAAGCGCACATTTTGGATCCAAAATATAAATAGAGAAATCAAAAAAGTATCTGGAGCATTACATGTTTTTTTCCCAAGGACTGACTGACACCTTGTGCAGCGCAAGGCTTTCTTCGCCGCCTCGTGTTGCCATGCTGCTTTGCGCCGTGTTTTCGCTTGGATTCATTCTCTTGTTGCCACAAAATGGCGTTGCCGCTTCCGTGACGTATAACGGGAATTACAACTATGATGTTGTGATAGGCAACCCCTTGACCGAAGACGCGACTATAAGCATTGGTGGGTCAAACAACCTCGATGCGCATAAAGAGAACACTTTTTCATCAGACAATAGCGTGACCATCATTAGCGGGAGCGTCACTAAAGGAATATACGGTGGGTATTTTTTCGGAGAAACCACCGAGGGGGATGTGGCGTCCAGCCGCAACACAGTAACCATAGATCCTGGCGGTGCAACACCATATGCAGGAGGTATTAGTGTCCGTATACATGGAGGATATGCTAGATCTGAACAGCCTTCGTCAATGACTGCCTCAGATAATACGGTGACTATCAACGGGGGGCAAGGGTCTTCCGCATATGGTGGCGCAGCTATAATCAAAAATCACGGCAGTTACACCGCTACGGCCTCCGGCAATAGTGTCAACTTCAACGGAGGTTCCCTAACTTATCTTAACGGCGGGGTGGCAATTTCTGAGTATGGCGCGTCAGCTGCTGCCTCCGGCAATACCGTTGCTATCAGCGGCGGTACCGTTTGGCAAGTTTGGGGCGGGTATGCCGATGCAAACTCCGGCAGTGCAGACGCCAGAAACAATATTGTGACAATCAGCGGTGGCACTGTCGTCTGGGATGTTTGCGGCGGGGCTGCCTCTGGAGGAACCACCGGACAGGCCACACACAATACCGTGACCATCAGCGGTTCCCCGAATCTGACAGCCGCAAGCCTCTACGGGGGGGGGTGGGGCTCTGAGGTTTTCAGCGGCAACACCTTGAATGTTAAAACCTCTGGGCTGACGGCGAAAGCGATTAGCAATTTTGAGCATCTTAACTTCTACCTGCCTTCCACATTGTCTGCGGACGATACCGTGCTGACAGTGACCGGCACGGCAGACCTGACAGGCAGCGGCGGGCGGTCTTCCGTCGTTAATGTGGGCATTGACGGCAGTTCCTCACCCCTGCTGGAAGGCGACAGCATAACGCTCATCAACGCCGGGACGTTGGTCACCAATGGCAGCCTCAACACCAGGGCGAGCGGCACGGGCATGCAGGGCGTGACCCTGGTGTACAACTTTGACCTCACAGTCGAAAACAACAAGCTGTTGGCCACGGTCTCCCCAGCCGGGGCTGCGGTGAATGAACAGTCCAAGGCACTTTCAGAGGGCTTTGTTTCCGGCCTGGGCATGGTCACGCAAGGTGCGGACGTGGTCGCCGGGCAGGGCATGGATTCTGCCGTTTCCGCGGCCAAGGCCGGGGTTGCCGGCGGTGCCGGTGCCCCTGTCGGGTTTGGTGCGGTTTCAGGCGGTTCCATGCGGTATAATTCCGGCTCGCATGTAGATATCAACAGTGTCTCCCTGATGGCCGGTCTGGCCTGGGGAGCCGACAGCTCCCTCGGCCGTCTGACTGGCGGGCCGTTTGTCGAATTCGGCAGAGGCTCGTACAATACCTACAATTCCTTCAGCGCTGCCGCTTCGGTCAAGGGAGACGGCAGCACCCGCTATGTTGGCGGCGGTGTCCTTGGCCGGGTGGATTTAGCCAATGCCGGACCCGGCAATTTCTATGTCGAAGCCTCGGGCCGGGCGGGTGGCCTGGAAAACGAATATGACTCGTACGATCTGCGCGATGCAGCCGGACGCAGCGCGGAATACGATTCGTCATCCACGTATTACGGTTGGCATTTGGGAACCGGATATGTCTGGAGCATGGCGGAGAATACCTCGCTTGACCTCTACGGCAAATACTTCTGGACGCGGCAGGAGGGCGACTCCGTCACGCTGTCTACCGGCGACAACATACGCTTCAAGGATGTGGACTCCAGCCGTGTGCGCCTCGGCTCGCGCCTCAGCCACGCGGTGAGTGAACATATCACTCCCTACATAGGCGCGGCCTATGAGCATGAGTTCGACGGCATGGCCCGCGCCACCACCAACGGGCTCGCCATGGATGTTCCTTCCATGCGGGGCGATACCGGCACCTGTGAGCTGGGGCTTGTGTCCGCGCCGTGGGCATCGGTGCCCTTGTCCCTGGACCTCGGCTTGCAGGGGTATGTGGGCAAACGCGAGGGCGTGACCGGCAGCTTGAAGTTCACCTATGAATTCTAGCCGCAGGAATGCCCTGCGGCCCGGATCAAGCCTGACGCCCCTTGTGGCCCGTCCGTAAAGCTGAATTCGTGATTCCTCCCGGACTCCGACAACGCGCAACAGGCCATGGGCAAAAGCCCGATTGACCTGAAGCACTTGGTATCGATTTCCACGGCCAAGGCCTCACGCCTGCCATCATCTACAGCATTGAAAGCCCCGAAGACGCGCCCGCAGCATCCAGATCAAGAACCCCGGCCGCGCCGCCATGGAGATCAACCGCCACGAAACCCGCCGCTCCCGGGGCTTCAGCGGGAGCAAGGAAACGGGGCTCAATGGCCCCCGTAGACCTTTCTGCGGTAGCCGACACGGAGAATCAGGATCAAGACCTTTTCGTCTTGGATGTCGGCCACAAGGCGATAGTCTCCGACCCGGTACTTCCAGAGGCCCGCGAGATTCTTGCGAAGCGGCTCCCCATAGTCTCGCGGGTTGTTGGGAGCGATCCGCTCCCGGAGGTACTTCAAGAGAAGCCTTTGGGCCTGCTTGTCGAGCTTGGCCAATTCCTTTTCCGCAGCTGCGTCGAACTCAATCCGCCAGTTCAAGGCGCGCCTCCACCTCGTCTATCGAATATGTGCGGCTCTTGCCCGCCTTGATGTCCGCGAGCCGCTGCTCCGCGAGATAAATGTCCTCAAGGTTCTCCAGGTGCTCCTGGATCGCCTCGCGGATGTAAAACGCCTTGGTGCGCCCGGTGGCTTCCGCCAGGGCGTTGAGCCGGTTTTCTGTCTCTTCCGGCAACCGAATGGAAATAGGCATAGGCACCTCCTTTGAGATACACGTATCTCAAGGGAGGGAGGCGGGGCAAGCAGCGACCATGGCTGCACCTCTTTTTCCAAATCGATGCTCTTGCCATTGACAGCACAAAGGCCGTTAAATATTCAACATTGATAGACTGAAGGCAAAAAACAGGCTCCGTATCGTGTTCGATGCAGCGACCGCCCAGCCGTGTGCACCCACGATTTCAGGAAGCCGCGCCAGTAGGGACAAGCAGGAAGGAGGCGCCAGATGAACGTGAAGCATTACTCCTACCGGGTTCTCTGGTCGCAAGAGGATCAGGAGTATGTCGGCCTGTGCGCCGAGTTCCCGGCCCTCTCCTGGCTCGACGAGGAACAGGCAGCCGCCCTTGAAGGCATCGTCCGCCTCGTCCGCGACGTGGTGGCCGACATGGAGGCCAGCGGTGAGCCGATCCCGGAACCGCTCAGCCAGAAGAAGTTCTCTGGCAAGATTTCCCTGCGAACCACGCCCGCCGTGCACCGTGATTTGGCTCTATCGGCAGCAGAAAACGGCGTGAGCTTGAACAGGCTGATTAATGCGCTGATTACGGGGCGGGGAGGATGTAAGGCGGAGTTGGGTTGTTGAGGGGGGGGGTCGTGGGGTGGCGGGCCTGGAAGGGCCTGAACTCTTCCCCCGGGGGCGGCGGTGTTAGGTGAATATTATCACTGTACAGACTACCCAACAAACAATTGAGGCTATGTGCTACGCTTTGATAAGGTACTTTTCAAATTCATTTTTCATGTATGAAAGTAATGAATATATCCAGTTGTCCAACTCCTCGATAGAGGCGGGAGACGTGACATGTGGCGAGGGGGGCACTGCTAGTTCTTGAAATCTGGACTCAAACCACTTCGCCTGTAGCGGGAAATGAATACGAGAGAGCCAATTTGAATTAGGCTCATCAACTGGCGACCGTTCCAAAAAAGCATCCGAGAAGTCATGCACTTCTTCACTGGACTTTGAAATTTCCAGTAACTCAGCTTCTATCATTCTGTGCTCTTGCTGTGTATCCTTTAATGGCCATTGGTCAATGTGGAAATGAGGGTGCGCCGCACCTTCTCCAGGAGCTTCACTTCCGTTCCAGCTCACACATTCAACTCGTATGATCTGCTGAAAAATATCTTCTTTGACTTTGCCGACTTTAGAGGTCGATGGGCAATAATAGAACCTGAATCCATAATTATCGAAAAAACATTCACTTTTTTTTGTAAGCCACCATTCTGACATCCCTACCCAAATCGAAATGTCTTTTTTGGGACACCGCGACAGCATAATGATGTTTTCATTTCGTTTACTGGTAACGCGAGGCGCATTATTTGAAGCTGAAAACGTAAGAGCAACCTTATAATCAACCGGAAGACGCTCTAGAATGAGCGTTGGCTCATCTAATACTTTTGCAAGCATAGAACGCAGGGAGTTCACCCTTCCACTAAATTGATGCTTGTCTATGACAAAAGCCATTTAAATAACCACGTTCCAATCGTCTAAACTAGTTTGATACGCGCTAGCCGTAAATTTATTTTTTAAAAGTGAACCAAGCGGTTGTCCTTGATCAAATAAATCAAGGATCTCTCCAGCCTGCTTAATCATTGAAGGATGATGCGCAGACAAGTCTGTCAAGTCAGGAAGTGGGATGGGTTTCATGTACTTGTTTGCGACCTCAAGATACCCTCCTCGCAGGCGGCTTGAGTATTCCATTGCAATTGACGTGAAGATGTCAGAATTAAACACCGCTAAATACAGTTTTAGTAAATCGACGATCAACTCTTTTGACCCACTATTGAGCGAAGCAATTATACTTGATTTCAAAATCCATCCGAATCCTTGCACAATCGCATACTCACAATCTGCATCAAGGACAAAACCATCCTTCCGGTAAAAGGATTTACTGATAATTCTAGGCTGGCCATCAAACATCCAACTCCGGGGCTCACTTAAAACCCAATAGTTATCATCGTTTTTCCGAGCTCTTGAAGCAAGAAGCATTTTGTTTGGCGAAAGGACATCACGATAATATGAAGGACATCTTTCTGCCAATTCCTGCTCGGTTGCAGGTTGTGGAATTGGATAAAAGATATAATCGACAGGTGTTACTTGACCACAACTGATAGCATCCTTCTCCGCAATAGGCTTGAAGCATCTTTGTTCATTTTCAGGCAAAGAAGAGTAGTAATTGCATGAGACAATAAAGAGGTCCCTATTCCCAGGTCTAATGCCTTGCTTAACACTAAAAAAGTCACCAACGGTCGTTAGGGTAGTAGATTTTATATCCTCAATCAGAGGCCCAATCCCGGTCGAATTTGGAGTCCAGTTCGCCCGACTCATCAGGTCTTGTTGCCGCATATTATATATGTTCCAATAATTGGCGGTACTGTGCACCTCTCGCCCAGGAACCCAATCTAATACTCTTAGATTCCTGAGAGCATTTGCGGCTGCATTGTTAGATTCATCGGCCCAGAGCATAGTTAGGCGAGAATCAACGGTGGGATTTTTCTTCTGAACGATAAGAGTAGAAATGTTGACGGAGGCATACCTAAAAAGAGTGTGATCCCCAAGCAAGGAGATTAAGTCGATGGTATGCTCTCCTGCTAAAACACTTCTCCATTTTTTTGCAAGATCACTTGTTAGCACCCCCACGGGAAGGATTGTTGCTAAAGTCCCTCCCGCTCGCAGGACATCTATGGATCTTTGCGTAAAAGCCATGCTTAAATCTGGCCGCCCTTTAACGTAGGGGGACATGATACGTTCGACAACCGACCTCGTTTCGCTATTCATCGACGCCCAAGACTGAAATGGTGGGTTAGTGAGAACAATATCACAAGCCATTTCTTCAGGGCTTATCGACAAGAAATCTGAATTATGCAGTTGAAAACGAATATGGGCTTCAGGCCAATCAGCTTTAGCGCATGAAACGGAAAATCGCGCCATTTCAATGGCATCGCTCGAAATGTCTACACCAATTAATTCTATTTCGCCCATATACCCAAGCCGCTGGAGGGTCCGAACGGACTCGCAAAGAAATGTTCCTGAACCGCAAGCAGGATCAAGGATAGTCAATTTGGGCGCAAAAAGGTGATTACCAACTGCCGCCTCAGTCAAGCTTCTTGCAATCCCCTGTGGAGTATAATATCCACCATTAGCCAAATTAGGCAAAGAAGCTTTCGCGTTCGAAAATCCATAAAGTGTAAGCTGACAATTCGTATTTGACAATGCTGTTTGGGCCTCTTGGAACAGCATTCCGCCAGCATGCCTGATAGTGATACCAAGTTCTAAATTTCTTTCCATCCTCCGATTAAATCTCAATTCGTCATTAAATCTCTGCAAGACATCTGCCGAAACCGTCTCTATGCCATTAACATCTATACCATATTTA
The Pseudodesulfovibrio alkaliphilus genome window above contains:
- a CDS encoding response regulator transcription factor; translation: MFLADPFHTPANLRFLLIDDHPAVRQGLNLLLEANGYTPGVEAGTRVDAKACLEQAAFDLALLDLSLADGSGLDLLVDLAEHGVRTLVYSMHEDPGTIDRALRCGANGYVTKREPIGVLLEGIEGILRGECFVSAHAKSSLEETAGSPATDPLFLLSDQERVIFSAMARGESNTEIAESLGISPRTVETYLTRMVNKLGLSNVRSLRKFAISGQG
- a CDS encoding autotransporter outer membrane beta-barrel domain-containing protein — translated: MLTVTGTADLTGSGGRSSVVNVGIDGSSSPLLEGDSITLINAGTLVTNGSLNTRASGTGMQGVTLVYNFDLTVENNKLLATVSPAGAAVNEQSKALSEGFVSGLGMVTQGADVVAGQGMDSAVSAAKAGVAGGAGAPVGFGAVSGGSMRYNSGSHVDINSVSLMAGLAWGADSSLGRLTGGPFVEFGRGSYNTYNSFSAAASVKGDGSTRYVGGGVLGRVDLANAGPGNFYVEASGRAGGLENEYDSYDLRDAAGRSAEYDSSSTYYGWHLGTGYVWSMAENTSLDLYGKYFWTRQEGDSVTLSTGDNIRFKDVDSSRVRLGSRLSHAVSEHITPYIGAAYEHEFDGMARATTNGLAMDVPSMRGDTGTCELGLVSAPWASVPLSLDLGLQGYVGKREGVTGSLKFTYEF
- a CDS encoding type II toxin-antitoxin system RelE family toxin, with amino-acid sequence MNWRIEFDAAAEKELAKLDKQAQRLLLKYLRERIAPNNPRDYGEPLRKNLAGLWKYRVGDYRLVADIQDEKVLILILRVGYRRKVYGGH
- the relB gene encoding type II toxin-antitoxin system RelB family antitoxin yields the protein MPISIRLPEETENRLNALAEATGRTKAFYIREAIQEHLENLEDIYLAEQRLADIKAGKSRTYSIDEVEARLELAD
- a CDS encoding type II toxin-antitoxin system HicB family antitoxin → MNVKHYSYRVLWSQEDQEYVGLCAEFPALSWLDEEQAAALEGIVRLVRDVVADMEASGEPIPEPLSQKKFSGKISLRTTPAVHRDLALSAAENGVSLNRLINALITGRGGCKAELGC
- a CDS encoding HsdM family class I SAM-dependent methyltransferase: MKLNKDIELFVKKLGLAPYNLFGTENHSNGSHYALMDGVNGSFLLSQDASEDVLDNAFNWSWSADVKHHVSVSRDVVTVRKAFSGEKTSFSKKTVLSKLDKFYRYLETDSSTPVVDSIDHVITTFRNFRNSTRYHNALSSFLLLLASYMNRYSESYDDFVKNQGGLCLKYGIDVNGIETVSADVLQRFNDELRFNRRMERNLELGITIRHAGGMLFQEAQTALSNTNCQLTLYGFSNAKASLPNLANGGYYTPQGIARSLTEAAVGNHLFAPKLTILDPACGSGTFLCESVRTLQRLGYMGEIELIGVDISSDAIEMARFSVSCAKADWPEAHIRFQLHNSDFLSISPEEMACDIVLTNPPFQSWASMNSETRSVVERIMSPYVKGRPDLSMAFTQRSIDVLRAGGTLATILPVGVLTSDLAKKWRSVLAGEHTIDLISLLGDHTLFRYASVNISTLIVQKKNPTVDSRLTMLWADESNNAAANALRNLRVLDWVPGREVHSTANYWNIYNMRQQDLMSRANWTPNSTGIGPLIEDIKSTTLTTVGDFFSVKQGIRPGNRDLFIVSCNYYSSLPENEQRCFKPIAEKDAISCGQVTPVDYIFYPIPQPATEQELAERCPSYYRDVLSPNKMLLASRARKNDDNYWVLSEPRSWMFDGQPRIISKSFYRKDGFVLDADCEYAIVQGFGWILKSSIIASLNSGSKELIVDLLKLYLAVFNSDIFTSIAMEYSSRLRGGYLEVANKYMKPIPLPDLTDLSAHHPSMIKQAGEILDLFDQGQPLGSLLKNKFTASAYQTSLDDWNVVI